GTAAGGCGAGGGAGAGAAGGCAGTGCAGGCCTGGGTGAGGTTGGAAGTGGCGGAGGAGTGGATAAGGTCGTGGTCATGGAGTGTTGTGAAGAGCGAGCGCGGGAGCTGGCAGGTGAGGCGTGTGTGCTCCGGGCACGCGGTGATTCAATGGGGCAGTCACTGATTTGCTCCAGCAGAGAGGGCATGTCTCCCTCAATCTTCTCCAGCACTGCAGCCATTTGCTTTTCTATCTGCTCGATGACGCTGTCCATTTGCCAGTCGCTTGTGGTGCTGCTCCCTCCTGCTGTATGCTGTAGCCCAGTTCCATACATCCCTAACCCTGCTCCGCTTGTATACAGGGAGCTGTATGGACTTCCGTAGCCCCCTGCTATCCCCATCCCTACAGACCCAGCCTCTGGGTTGTATGGTGTAGAATGGCGGCCCAAACTAGCGGAGCTGCCTACTGTATAACAAGCCTGTCCTGTAGGAGGACTTGCCCTTGCTATGCTAAACTCAGCACTGTACCTGTCTGCTCTCCTGGCCTCCCTGTCCCTTCTACTCATGGGGCTAACATCACTCCTTAGCCTAACTCCTAGCTCTACATCTGCCCCAGCTGCAGGTCCTACTGCTGGGGTAACAGTTGCCACCACTGACCTCTCTGCCACTGCCTCAGGTACTTGTGTCTGACACCAGCTTCCATCGATGTCATCCCTATGCATCCCTGGCCTCTTCTCTGGTGAggctgaagcagcagcagagccggCAAGGTGAGGACTTTGGAGTGTTGCGGCAATCTTACGGTTGCCGCTGGGATCAGGGGAggcagatgtgtgttttttgtctgaAGAACTGTCAGACAGCTTTGAGGGGTCCTGTGTTTTCATGGGGGATGGTTTGGATTCTGGTGCAACTTTATTTTGACTCAAATTGGCAGCAATTTTTCTGGCTCCATCACCTGCTGCTTTCTTTGCACCAATTTTACATTGCTCCTCCTGAGGGAGTTTAGCAGCTGCGTCTGATTGCTGACAGAGAGGTTGCTGAATATCTGATGGGGAAGTTCCGACACATGGACCTATGCTTGCTTCAACCTCACCCTGTTTTTCTACAACTTTACTCCTCCCTTCATCCTGGTACAAACCTGCAGGTGTACTCTCCACAGTCACCTCTAAAGACACACTACTTGATGTCACCCCTCCGTCACTCGTCCCTTTGTCTCCCTCATCACTTGTCCCCTGCGACACACCCCCTTCACAATCTCCGGCCTCTTCACCGCCCTGAGCCTCAGCTGAACTGTCAATCAGAGCCTCTGAATTCTTCAGGCGTTGCATGAAGGTTGTGACACGGATTGctttctgcaaaacaaacagaggcaaagaaaaaagagaggataGCAGAGGAAAGTGAAATAGATTtgtagtatatatatatatatatatatatatattttttttaaacaacacccACACAGACTTGTAtccctaaaagaaaaaaaaaacaattgattctATAGTTGGTTTAGGCAAAGCATAAAAGATAAGCTTCAGATACAAGCATCTGACAAAAAGCCTGTCAAGGCGTCAGCATACTAAGCGCTGAGATGTGATTGGTTCGATGTGGACAGTGCAGTAAGATCAGTGCCAGTTGTTTACTTCCAGGAGGCTTTGAAATATTGTACCCTGTTTAAATCAATTTCAAGTCTCACTCTCCTCAAAACACTCCTTATTGACCGGAAAACAAAGGAGAACAGATGAGTGTAAATATCCTTTTTGTTCAGTGTTACACACATCTGACTCCCCTCCATCCACAGAAACTAAAGAAGCGAGGGGAAACTAAGTAAGCTTGGAAATTGTTTGTAAACCAGGGGTTTGTTCTCTGGAAGTGAAACGCCATTTGGACACAGACATGTCACGGGATACAATATGGCTTAACTGCTCAGCTTCTGTTTAACTTCAAGAATGACTTGAATGTAACACTTAGATACAATATGGGGCAATGAGCCAGGATTCACGTAAGAGGGATGACAAAGGCTTTAGAGTTGAAATCACTTTAGTTAAACAGTCCGCAGTGGCCTATATCTTGCATATcctttctatttctctctctccttatctacacgaatacaaaaaaaaaaagagaagccaTGAGAAAACCCTCCACCCTGTTTGTGatcattaacatttttttttgaccaATGTGGATTCATAGACTAGTGCAGATGAGGATAAGAAAGGAGCAGATTGGGCCACTTTGAACTTCTGGGTCTAATCCAGTGAAAAGAAGTGGGGCAGAGTGGATGGATCTCTTCTGGGACAGGCAGAGTGACAGTGGGCAGGAGCAGAGCTAATGGGAAGAGTTTCACCAGCACAACCATGATCAATACATCTCAAGGCTGATGGGGCTTCAACCGAAAGTATCCATGATTGGTTGATTGTTAGCctcttttaaactgaagaggatgTACAGCCTTtagagatgtttttgttattgattCATGCCTGATGGTAAGTGAGGCTCTGCCCATGCTCCGTCCTTCCACTCTCACTCATAATGAACTACAATACCTTCAGCTCCTGGGAACCACAtggggaaagagagaagagggttATAACTGTTACCACTTCTTCCTTCTTGGCCTTTTTCATTCACCAACCCCATGACATTCCAAGACCATATCATTTGCAAATGTAAAACATACCTCTGCAGAGATGTTACTTAGCCAGAAGCACATTATGTGCAATGATCATTACAAATGACTCTTCCTTGTGCAATTTCACCTAATTTGCCTCTGTTGCTGACCTCAGCAATTTCATTTACAGCCACAGTTGACAGTGCGCTCTTACCCGCCACTTGGCCTTTGCAAAGTTCTTTTCAAATTGGGCACACACGCCGTCCTTTAGGTTTTTCTCTGATGCACCATTCCCCGCAATCCTGGCAACAGAAAGTGTACATGTGAGAATAAACCCAGTGGTTGTGTGCAAAAATGTTTGACCTTGTATGATTATGTGCACACAATTACCATTCATGCCACAGTGCATCCTGTGCAGTGATTCTCAGCATCTGGTCCACCTCCATGAGTCGACAGACAAGCTCTTTGGCTAAGAGAGGAACAGTAAAGACATATCAATAGAGAATGTTTAACAGAGAAATTAGATCTTCT
This region of Labrus bergylta chromosome 12, fLabBer1.1, whole genome shotgun sequence genomic DNA includes:
- the camkvl gene encoding caM kinase-like vesicle-associated, like, which produces MPFGCLALRDGRAYDSISDVTDKYEIGQVLRAKEFCELCLAKDRQTDKVFVCKKFLKKDGRKVRKAAKNEIMILKLVNHPNILQLIDTFETRKEYFIIQELATGGDVFDWILDQGNYTERDASNVIRQVLEAVAYLHSLNIVHRNLKLENLMYYTENNHNKVVLRDFYLSRFENGPITEPCGTPEYLAPEVVARHRYGRPVDCWAVGVIMFILLSGNPPFYDETEEENTDLHNRIIFCRIVAGDFEFDSPYWDDISPAAKELVCRLMEVDQMLRITAQDALWHEWIAGNGASEKNLKDGVCAQFEKNFAKAKWRKAIRVTTFMQRLKNSEALIDSSAEAQGGEEAGDCEGGVSQGTSDEGDKGTSDGGVTSSSVSLEVTVESTPAGLYQDEGRSKVVEKQGEVEASIGPCVGTSPSDIQQPLCQQSDAAAKLPQEEQCKIGAKKAAGDGARKIAANLSQNKVAPESKPSPMKTQDPSKLSDSSSDKKHTSASPDPSGNRKIAATLQSPHLAGSAAASASPEKRPGMHRDDIDGSWCQTQVPEAVAERSVVATVTPAVGPAAGADVELGVRLRSDVSPMSRRDREARRADRYSAEFSIARASPPTGQACYTVGSSASLGRHSTPYNPEAGSVGMGIAGGYGSPYSSLYTSGAGLGMYGTGLQHTAGGSSTTSDWQMDSVIEQIEKQMAAVLEKIEGDMPSLLEQISDCPIESPRARSTHASPASSRARSSQHSMTTTLSTPPPLPTSPRPALPSLPRLTIPPPSYPPPSPPTQSSPQAVGEQDDGDGQRDAARSCQSPRAGMGRGL